The following proteins are co-located in the Phoenix dactylifera cultivar Barhee BC4 unplaced genomic scaffold, palm_55x_up_171113_PBpolish2nd_filt_p 000077F, whole genome shotgun sequence genome:
- the LOC103721674 gene encoding importin subunit alpha-1b-like, with protein MSLRPSERAEVRRNRYKVAVDAEEGRRRREDNMVEIRKSRREESLQKKRREGMQAQPFPPPALHASALEKKLESLPAMVAGVYSDDSTLQLEATTQFRKLLSIERSPPIEEVIQSGVVPRFVEFLTREDFPQLQFEAAWALTNIASGTSENTKVVIDHGAVPIFVKLLSSPSDDVREQAVWALGNVAGDSPRCRDLVLANGALIPLLAQLNEHAKLSMLRNATWTLSNFCRGKPQPVFEQVKPALPALERLIHSNDEEVLTDACWALSYLSDGTNDKIQAVIEAGVIPRLVELLMHPSPSVLIPALRTVGNIVTGDDVQTQYVINYQALPCLLSLLTHNHKKSIKKEACWTISNITAGNKDQIQAVIAAGIIGPLVHLLQTAEFDIKKEAAWAISNATSGGTHDQIKFLVGQGCIKPLCDLLVCPDPRIVTVCLEGLENILKVGEAEKNLGATAGVNLYAQMIDEAEGLEKIENLQSHDNTEIYEKAVKILETYWLEEEDDAMPTGDAAQSGFQFGNNEQVQVPSGGFNFS; from the exons ATGTCGCTGAGGCCAAGCGAGCGGGCGGAGGTCCGCCGGAACCGGTACAAGGTGGCGGTGGACGCGGAGGAGGGCCGGCGGCGGAGGGAGGACAACATGGTGGAGATCCGGAAGAGCCGACGGGAGGAGAGCCTccagaagaagcgccgcgagggcATGCAGGCCCAGCCCTTCCCCCCTCCCGCGTTACACGCGTCCGCTCTCGAGAAGAAG TTGGAGAGCCTTCCGGCGATGGTGGCGGGTGTCTATTCGGACGACAGCACGCTGCAGCTTGAGGCAACCACTCAGTTCCGAAAGCTTCTATCTATAG aacgaAGCCCTCCAATTGAGGAGGTTATCCAATCTGGAGTGGTTCCCCGCTTTGTGGAATTCCTTACAAGGGAAGATTTTCCCCAACTTCAG TTTGAAGCAGCTTGGGCACTCACCAACATCGCCTCAGGGACCTCAGAGAATACCAAGGTCGTGATAGATCACGGGGCTGTTCCGATATTTGTTAAGCTTCTAAGTTCCCCCAGCGATGATGTCCGCGAGCAG GCGGTATGGGCTTTGGGAAACGTTGCTGGTGATTCCCCAAGATGCCGTGATCTTGTTTTGGCCAATGGCGCATTGATTCCACTGTTGGCTCAACTGAACGAGCATGCCAAACTCTCAATGTTGAGGAATGCCACATGGACTCTGTCGAATTTCTGCAGGGGAAAACCACAACCAGTTTTTGAGCAG GTTAAGCCAGCTCTTCCTGCACTTGAGCGCCTCATTCATTCAAATGACGAGGAAGTTCTCACTGATGCATGCTGGGCACTGTCATATTTGTCAGATGGTACCAATGACAAAATCCAAGCTGTAATTGAAGCGGGTGTCATCCCTCGGCTTGTAGAGCTGCTTAT GCATCCTTCACCTTCGGTGCTTATTCCAGCTCTACGGACTGTTGGTAACATTGTCACTGGAGACGACGTGCAGACACAG TATGTTATCAATTATCAGGCACTTCCTTGCCTCCTGAGCCTCTTGACGCACAATCATAAGAAATCCATAAAGAAGGAAGCTTGCTGGACCATTTCAAATATCACAGCTGGAAATAAGGATCAGATACAG GCTGTGATTGCTGCTGGTATCATTGGTCCTTTAGTTCACCTGCTGCAGACTGCTGAATTTGATATCAAGAAGGAGGCAGCGTGGGCCATCTCGAATGCAACTTCTGGTGGTACCCATGATCAAATTAA GTTTCTAGTGGGCCAGGGCTGCATCAAGCCGTTGTGTGATCTCCTTGTTTGCCCTGACCCAAGAATTGTTACTGTTTGTTTGGAAGGGCTCGAGAACATCTTGAAGGTTGGCGAGGCCGAAAAGAACTTAGGTGCAACTGCGGGTGTGAACCTGTATGCGCAGATGATTGATGAAGCTGAGGGCTTAGAGAAGATTGAGAATCTTCAGAGCCATGACAACACAGAGATCTATGAGAAGGCTGTAAAGATCCTCGAGACATATTGGTTGGAGGAGGAAGATGATGCCATGCCTACAGGTGATGCTGCTCAAAGTGGGTTCCAGTTTGGGAACAACGAGCAGGTCCAAGTTCCATCTGGTGGATTCAACTTCAGTTGA
- the LOC103721672 gene encoding pentatricopeptide repeat-containing protein At4g02750-like, whose product MAVVFRWGRNSFLCSHPMVRRRRLLLRFISTSALPVYRNSGRDLSVYSSRIRELARLGHASEARRLFDEMPHRDTITWNSMILGYSQNGMMEEARSLFDAFAGRNTRTWTILVSGYAKNGRVDEARLLFDSMPERNEVSWNAMISGYVQNGDIKHAWILFDEMPERNIVSWNSMITGYCHAHRMGEARRLFENMPERNLVSWTVMISGYAQIDDHSEAWRVFVRMHREGVSPDQANFAAAVSAVVGLGDLKLLENLRTLAIKADFEGDVVVGTAMLNAYTRESAGLDMAVKFFEGMPERNEYSWSTMIAAFSHVGRLDDALSVYERDPEKSIASRTALLTGFAQNGRIHEARLLFEQIPNPNVVSWNALIAGYAQNSMLDKAEELFNRMPVRNAISWAAMIAGYAQNGRSEEALELLSELHGLGMLPSLSSFTSGFFACANIGSLEMGKQLHALAIKAGSQFNSFVSNGLISMYAKCRKMEDVSQVFSWMRVRDTVSWNSLIVALSQNYMLEDARTAFDKMPNRDVVSWTAMISAYVQAEHGNEALKLFLRMLREGILPNSSTITSLLSTCGSLGATKLGRQIHGLAIKLGYALELFVGNALITMYFKCGCVDSFWVFDEMVERDIVTWNSVLAGCGQHGFGREAIEIFELMKSEGVLPNQITFMGLLCACSHAGLVDEGWHYFKSMNRDYGLMPLEGQYACMVDLLGRAGHLYEAEAFIENMPIEPDSVVWGALLGACRIHQNVELGRRVAERLFDMEPQNSGNYVLLSNIYASLGMWDEVEEVRKLMRERGVTKVPGCSWMQIRNKMHYFVTGDKQHEQIEEIRATLKELYRKLKDTGYVPDTKFVLHDVEEEQKENALLYHSEKLAVAYSLLTTPNGTPMQIMKNLRICGDCHTFIKFVSKVTEREIDIRDGNRFHHFKNGVCSCGDYW is encoded by the coding sequence ATGGCGGTGGTCTTCAGATGGGGGAGGAACTCCTTCCTTTGTTCTCATCCCATGGTTCGTCGTCGTCGTCTTCTTCTCCGGTTTATCTCCACTTCTGCCCTCCCCGTGTATCGAAATTCGGGAAGAGACCTCTCCGTCTACAGCTCCAGGATCCGAGAACTAGCGCGCCTCGGCCATGCCAGCGAAGCCCGCCGGTTGTTCGACGAGATGCCGCACAGGGATACCATCACCTGGAACTCCATGATCCTCGGGTACTCCCAGAACGGCATGATGGAGGAGGCTCGCTCTCTCTTCGATGCCTTCGCTGGTAGGAATACCAGGACGTGGACCATTCTAGTCTCCGGGTACGCCAAGAACGGGCGCGTCGACGAGGCTCGCCTCCTGTTCGACTCAATGCCGGAGCGCAATGAGGTTTCTTGGAATGCCATGATCAGTGGGTATGTCCAGAATGGGGACATCAAGCATGCTTGGATTTTGTTCGATGAAATGCCTGAGAGGAACATTGTGTCGTGGAACTCTATGATCACCGGGTATTGCCACGCGCATCGGATGGGGGAAGCTCGAAGACTTTTTGAAAATATGCCAGAGAGGAATCTGGTTTCTTGGACTGTGATGATTTCTGGGTATGCTCAGATTGATGACCACAGCGAGGCGTGGAGGGTTTTTGTTAGAATGCACCGCGAGGGAGTGAGCCCGGACCAGGCCAATTTTGCCGCCGCTGTCTCTGCGGTTGTTGGTCTCGGTGACCTCAAGCTGCTCGAGAACCTGCGGACGCTTGCGATCAAGGCTGATTTTGAGGGGGATGTGGTTGTGGGCACCGCGATGCTAAATGCATACACGAGAGAGAGTGCAGGGTTGGACATGGCAGTGAAGTTCTTTGAGGGAATGCCGGAGAGGAATGAATACTCTTGGTCCACTATGATTGCTGCCTTCTCGCATGTTGGACGGTTGGATGATGCTCTCTCTGTTTATGAGAGGGACCCCGAGAAGTCGATCGCCTCTCGGACTGCATTGCTGACTGGTTTTGCTCAAAATGGTAGGATTCACGAGGCAAGACTCCTATTCGAACAGATTccaaaccctaatgtggtgtCCTGGAATGCCTTGATTGCTGGGTATGCACAGAACAGTATGCTTGATAAGGCGGAGGAGTTATTTAATAGAATGCCCGTAAGGAATGCAATCTCATGGGCCGCGATGATAGCTGGCTATGCACAGAATGGGCGGAGTGAGGAAGCTCTGGAGCTTCTGTCAGAGCTTCATGGGCTCGGGATGCTGCCCAGCCTTTCAAGTTTCACCAGTGGTTTCTTTGCCTGTGCTAACATTGGATCTCTCGAGATGGGCAAACAGTTGCATGCTCTTGCAATTAAGGCTGGTTCTCAGTTCAATTCATTTGTTAGCAATGGTCTGATTTCTATGTATGCAAAGTGCAGGAAGATGGAAGATGTAAGTCAGGTTTTTAGCTGGATGAGAGTGAGAGATACTGTATCCTGGAACTCTTTGATTGTGGCACTATCTCAGAACTATATGTTGGAGGATGCACGAACTGCTTTTGATAAGATGCCCAATCGAGATGTAGTGTCCTGGACTGCCATGATTTCAGCATATGTACAAGCTGAACATGGGAATGAGGCTTTGAAACTATTCCTCAGAATGTTACGTGAAGGAATTTTACCCAACTCGTCAACAATAACTAGCCTGCTTAGTACTTGTGGGAGCTTGGGTGCCACGAAGCTAGGTCGGCAGATCCATGGCCTTGCTATTAAATTGGGTTATGCTTTGGAACTCTTTGTGGGCAATGCTTTGATAACAATGTACTTTAAGTGTGGCTGTGTTGATTCTTTCTGGGTCTTTGATGAGATGGTGGAGCGTGACATAGTTACATGGAACTCAGTGCTTGCAGGCTGCGGTCAGCATGGTTTTGGGAGAGAAGCCATTGAGATTTTTGAGCTGATGAAATCTGAAGGAGTTTTGCCAAACCAGATCACTTTCATGGGGCTCTTATGTGCCTGTAGCCATGCTGGATTAGTCGATGAAGGATGGCACTATTTTAAGTCAATGAACAGAGATTATGGGCTCATGCCACTGGAGGGGCAGTATGCCTGTATGGTGGACCTTCTTGGCCGGGCTGGTCACTTGTATGAAGCTGAAGCATTCATAGAGAACATGCCTATTGAGCCAGATTCTGTAGTCTGGGGAGCACTGCTTGGTGCTTGCAGAATCCATCAGAATGTGGAACTTGGCAGAAGGGTTGCTGAAAGGCTGTTTGATATGGAGCCACAGAATTCTGGAAATTATGTTTTACTATCAAATATCTATGCATCTCTTGGGATGTGGGATGAAGTTGAAGAGGTGAGGAAGCTGATGAGGGAGCGAGGTGTGACAAAAGTGCCAGGGTGCAGCTGGATGCAAATAAGAAACAAGATGCACTATTTTGTCACTGGAGATAAGCAGCATGAGCAGATTGAGGAGATACGTGCTACTCTGAAGGAGTTGTATAGGAAACTGAAAGATACAGGTTATGTTCCTGACACCAAATTTGTTCTTCATGATGTGGAGGAGGAGCAGAAGGAGAATGCTCTTCTCTACCACAGTGAGAAACTAGCTGTTGCTTATAGTCTCCTGACAACACCCAATGGCACACCAATGCAAATTATGAAGAACCTCCGAATTTGTGGTGACTGCCATACTTTTATCAAGTTCGTATCCAAGGTTACTGAAAGAGAAATTGACATAAGAGATGGAAACAGGTTCCACCATTTTAAAAATGGTGTTTGTTCTTGTGGAGATTATTGGTGA
- the LOC103698753 gene encoding uncharacterized protein LOC103698753, whose amino-acid sequence MRSTVPPLIDGGGGVDDDHHRKELFCYVYWWRSLPEFDGGGRGEVFSSRASGGLTPRLRVVKELERLAMLAHESLDDLRHKLLTYRAGDLWFPAGGIPKQETDIPPVITILLLGFAGSGKSSLVNLMYSVFGRSGFVPFAHSASPAGKDGRTQYLEEHNVLRSTRNGFCVFDSRGLDYDRVAEGLVEVAEWMEDGVRHRQPCRGSALPDPASAGPSSAVAAAKRFVRRRVNCAMVVADLSELNQSLVSGDLRPLEATRGLFHSPSIQTYCNDNPILVLTHGDELTAEERINTRVQVCEYLGVSETVGVYDVACANEDGSLVDETDPVTAYAVAEAVYRALLVADRGHPPKPNVKDWLILVLSWAMCALSAFFAFLSASCSKVAKASREQKFRPQ is encoded by the exons ATGCGAAGCACCGTACCGCCCCTCAtcgacggcggcggaggcgTCGACGACGACCACCACCGCAAGGAACTCTTCTGCTATGTCTACTGGTGGCGGTCCCTCCCCGAGTTCGACGGCGGTGGGCGGGGGGAGGTCTTCTCCTCCAGGGCCTCCGGCGGCCTGACGCCAAGGCTCCGGGTGGTGAAGGAGCTGGAGAGGCTCGCGATGCTGGCGCACGAGTCGCTCGACGATTTGCGGCACAAGCTGCTTACCTATAGAGCCGGGGATCTCTGGTTCCCCGCCGGTGGGATCCCGAAGCAGGAGACCGACATCCCGCCGGTTATCACGATACTGCTACTTGGTTTTGCGGGGTCGGGGAAGAGCTCGCTGGTTAATCTCATGTACTCCGTCTTCGGCCGGTCCGGCTTCGTCCCCTTCGCCCATTCCGCCTCCCCTGCCG GGAAGGACGGGCGGACGCAGTACTTGGAGGAGCACAACGTTCTGAGGTCGACGCGGAACGGCTTCTGCGTCTTCGACTCCCGGGGGCTCGACTACGACCGGGTGGCGGAGGGTCTCGTCGAGGTGGCGGAGTGGATGGAGGATGGCGTCCGCCACCGCCAGCCCTGCCGCGGCTCCGCCCTCCCGGATCCcgcctccgccggaccctcctccgcCGTCGCGGCCGCCAAGCGCTTCGTCCGGCGACGGGTCAACTGCGCCATGGTCGTCGCCGACCTCTCCGAGCTCAACCAATCCCTCGTCTCCGGTGACCTCCGGCCGCTTGAGGCCACGCGCGGGCTCTTCCACTCCCCTTCAATCCAAACGTACTGCA ATGACAACCCCATCTTGGTGCTGACCCATGGGGATGAGCTCACCGCGGAAGAGCGGATCAACACAAGGGTTCAAGTCTGCGAGTATTTGGGGGTGTCGGAGACGGTGGGGGTCTACGACGTGGCGTGTGCCAACGAGGACGGGTCCCTGGTGGACGAGACGGATCCGGTCACCGCCTACGCCGTGGCCGAGGCCGTTTACCGGGCCCTCCTGGTGGCCGACCGGGGCCACCCCCCCAAGCCCAACGTCAAGGACTGGCTCATCTTGGTCCTCTCTTGGGCCATGTGCGCCCTCTCGGCCTTCTTCGCTTTCCTTTCCGCTTCTTGTTCCAAGGTGGCCAAGGCTAGTAGAGAGCAGAAATTTAGGCCACAATGA
- the LOC103712613 gene encoding GATA transcription factor 15-like: protein MDLCGEKETGSIDLGSSRESSGELKSCADCRTTKTPLWRGGPSGPKSLCNACGIRYRKKRRAVLGLKEGERRERKQKREESSSTKDLGGVSVKLRMLGVGSEVLFKRRSLLERKKRRMGEVEEAAVLLMALSSGFLYA, encoded by the exons ATGGATCTATGTGGTGAAAAG GAAACCGGATCTATAGATCTGGGCAGTAGCAGAGAGAGTTCAGGGGAGCTGAAGAGCTGCGCGGATTGCCGGACCACCAAGACGCCGCTCTGGCGAGGGGGCCCCTCGGGACCTAAG TCGCTCTGCAACGCGTGCGGGATTCGATaccggaagaagaggagggcaGTGCTGGGGCTCAAGGaaggggagaggagagagaggaagcagaagagagaggagagcagCAGCACCAAAGACTTGGGTGGGGTTTCGGTGAAGCTTAGGATGCTAGGGGTGGGGAGTGAAGTATTGTTCAAGAGGAGATCTCttcttgagaggaagaagaggaggatgggcGAAGTGGAGGAGGCTGCTGTGCTCTTGATGGCCCTCTCCTCTGGATTCCTCTATGCTTAG